From the genome of Aspergillus oryzae RIB40 DNA, chromosome 4:
ATAGAGCCAAGCGGACAAGAGAAACCAACTTTAACCTCGGTCACAGGTAAAACAGGAGTTAAACTTATGTTACAAATGCAATTGGGGCACTGTCATGGAGGACTATCACTGAGTATCGTTTCCGTGTCGGAAAAGCAAACCGGAAAAGCAAGAGGGGTTGACGTTTTCCGACCCTAACTCGCAACTGAGTTACTCAAGTCCAACGAGTTGACACAATATGTAGTACTGTAGCAAAGATCACTTGTACAGATTAAGGGCAGTGCATATaaggcaaaaagagcaatgacagagaagaaagaaacagttCTCGCCAACGCGCTTGCGAAATTACATCTTTACTGAGAGGTCCGCCTTTCGGCTTGCTTTCAACTGTGTTGGTAATCCTTAATATGACATGTAAGTAGTATCTTCCTCAATATTATCATAAAAAAAGACACCGCCCACTGACTAATTCTGCTCTTACTTCAATAGGCATAGAGGTTGATTACCCCCGAGTCTACTTCCCGAagctttctgttttctcgCGTCAAGATAATTCGCATGACCCAAGCTAGAATGACCACTCCGACCGAAAATCCGATACTGCAATACATTGCGAGGCCAAACCGTGGAGCGTCACTGTCAGGCCAAAGGTAAGGCGTGTAGACACTGGCCAAATTACCCAATGTATTGGTAATGGCAATTGCGactgccttcttctcatcgGTTTGACCCAGCGTCGCAGCAGTCCATGCGATGTTGATATTATTCACCCCATAGGTGGCACCCACAAATAGGATCATGGCGAAATACCGCGCACCAATATTCAGGGTCCCGCAGGCAACCGCGAAACCAATAATCGCGAGGGCTTTCGAAACGGTAACATGCCAAGTACGTTCGTTGAAGTGTCCCGAGGACCATGACACTGCGACGGACGTGAACGTAGCGACGAGATATGGAGGGCAGGTGAGAACCAGTGTTATCGTGGAATTGAAGCCAAGAGTTTTCACCACGGTCGGCATGAAGTTCTTGAACCCGTTCGCCGACAGATGTAAATTGCACATCAAGGCAAAGATCCATGTGCGGTAATCCATACAGGCTTCGCGGAGGCCAACCCACGTGCTGGTgccttcttccctctgcGTAGTGTCTCGTTTGATCCGCTCATCAGCAAGTTGTCGCTCCTCAGGGGTGAGCCATGCCGTCGAGCGGGGTGCGTTTGGGAGTAGGAAGAAGGCGACAAGAGCGACCCCGACAGTTATTACCCCCTGGATGAGAAAAAGCCACTGCCACCCTGCAAGGCCGTGTTTCTTATCAAGACCAGCAAATACGCCGGCGGCTATCAGGCCTGAAAAGGCGCTGGCGAGCATGTTGCCAGTATAAAGAATAGCCATGCGAGTGGTCGCCTCTTTGCGAGTGTAGAACAAAGATATCATGAAAAGCGCTCCAGGGTAGAATGGTGCTTCGACGAAGCCGAGCAGAAGTCTACATACGAGCATGCTGTGGTAGTCTTTGACCAGACATGTGAGAGTAGAGACAATTGCCCAGGCCATCATAAACCCGGCCATAAACCAGGAAGGCCGGATTCGATTGAGAAGCATGTTGGAAGGTACTTGGCCAAGAAGGTATCTGGTCATCCGGGTCAGTATATGCTCCGTAGACGTAGTCATCACTGGGGTCATACCCAACAAAGAGAATGCTAATACATGTATTATACTCCGTCCCCTTTAATTTTAGGTCTTCAGAGAGACTGCTGAGCTTGCCATTTACCATGGCATTGCGGTCAAGAAAATTCAGGAAGTACATTAGCCAAAGGATCGGCTAGTGATCGTCAAAATGGTTCAATTTTCAGGAGTTTAGGGCGGACCAAACCATCATGTAGAGATCAATCTTCCTCACTAAAGCAATCTCCTTGGGGTTGACCTTAGCGAAGGAGCCAAATCTATCATATTGTGGGGCAGACGAAGACTTCTCAGGGTCCCCCAGGTACTCGACATGGTCGGTATCATTTTTCATAGAGCTATCATGAGGAGACGTGGTTGCCATTGCGATCGAACTTGCTTGGAGAAGACAGTCCTTGATTGACAATGCTAAGAGAGGACTGGGCATATCAACCAAAGGAGATGCCTCCTTTTATACCTGATTAGCTCGTAGGCTTGAGCTAAATACGTAGACTTCCATGTCCCCACATCTCCGCAACAAGATAATCCGGGGTAAAGCAGTCCAACACAATTGCCGACAAGAATGGTATGCCAAGCATGTTGCGGGGGAGCCCAACCGTAAGCGACGTACGTGAAGTCAAGCTGGAGGTCAATGTTCAACCTCCGATTGGATCTACAGATTGTTATCGGATATATCTGTCCATTTCCGACGCTCAATTGAACAAGCTTTCTTGATACCGGAAAACGTGCTGCCATTGCGGATGGATCACATACCTGATGTGTAGGGAACTGAGATTGTGTTGTAAGTTGGCGATGTTTCCAACGAAAGATCTGGTTTGATCATTGTGTTCAATGTACCAGAGTGGGTCGCATGACGCTGGGCCGACATACATGAATGTCATTAATGCATTTCACTTGATGCCTCCTAGAATACCGATGTCTTTATAGGGAATCCAAAGAGTTACATGACGATTTCGAGGAAAACGCCATAAACGCATCTACCTCACGCCATACATACGTTACCTCTATAGCCGGCATACGACAAGTTCACTTTGCTTGAACATGTTTTTCCGATTGATACCAATGCGTATAGAGCTTTACTTCTGGCATGATGAAACGCCCGGCGATGTGGAACCAGACCAGGTATGtccaaagaggaagaaaaaggaaaggttTAATGGCCTATCTGTGGTCCAGCGTAGCGCTTACTTGCAGCGAAACCGCGATTTGCGTAGTTTTAATTTCTCGGACGTAAATCACTAACTTCGGTGAGGGATACACATTTTATCATGCCAGTGCCCGGCAAGCAATTGAGATATTCGAAATGTGCATCGCCGCGCCTTAGTACCGAGACCTCATGCCACGTCCGAAATTTTCGTCTATCCCCGAAAGTCTTCGCATGCCGAATGGCACCAGTATATATAGCCAGATGCGATGGGTGCTTCTTAGCCCAGATTTCCAGGTCAGCAAGGCTTCTGAAGAATCCGGTCACACAGGACTCGTTTGACTGCCCTGACCATTCGGGCGAAGAGGTGGGAATGTTAGATAGGTATCTCAGTCCCATGGAACCCGTCTCGGAGGGGTTCTGCCATAAGTATGACAGGCCCTCTCGGAGAGTCGGTTCCAATTTGTCTTCATAAGAACgtttctcatcttcgtcgcAATTGTTCCAGAACTGACCAGTCCGTATATGTACCACGTTATGGAAGTTGGTACCCGTGAGGTGCTTGCCCAAGGATGTCGACATAGCATCAGGaattgctgttgctgtgggATTCTCATCCTGCTCAAAGAGCTCAAATGCCGAATCAGGAATTCGATCCCGAGCAGCGCCCCAGTATGCCGAGTATGAATGCGCTACGGTCTTTGTGCCCGGCAGTCGAGCCAGGCCAGGCAGATAGTCTGTCCCTGAGTAGTTTGTCTCCAGACGAGAAACGTGACTGACAAACCTCTCACACCAGAGACCCACTGTCGGCTGAATCGACTTATCGAGCTTTTGGTACAGTTGAGTGAGATTCAATCCTTTGATACCGTTCTCATACTTTGATTCCGTATCCCAGTAGCATGCAAAGACGAGTGAATCTGGGGTGTCGTCACCGTCAATCACCCGAAAACGCTCCACCGCAGCAGGCGCGTTGTCCTGGTCTGTAGCGAGCCACCGCTCGATCGCCGCGAGGCACTTCGTCAGCCCAATATCGAGTCCATGATGTCGTTGAACCCCAATATATGTAGTAAATACTCTGTCTATACCGTCTGCAAAGTGAGCATACCATCGAGGTATAGGGGGAACATGATTAGCTGGTCGGCGTAGAGGGAACCTTCTGGCAGGACAATTCATAACTGGCAGAGTTGGGGGGTTAATAATCGTCTGCGATGCAAAGGCTGTTCACCAAGGGATAAACGCTATTTTAGTAGTCCATAGGGTTACATCAAGGCCATTCATTTTGAATAGTGGAGCAACTGGGGCTGGTGACAAGACCTCAAGTCACGTAATGTCTAAATGTCACCATATTAGAGGCGGAAGGAAAGCGGAACGAGAGCGGAACGGACCGCAAAACCCGATTGGAGCCCGGACGTAGAGATGTTCCGAACCGAGGCCATAGATGTGGAGTCGTGACCCTCACAAGCCCCCATTATACATACAATCTTTGGTTAAAAGCATTCCTGGTTAGAATTATTACTGTGTGCTGTCCCCTCCTTATCGGTATGGTGCTATGTAGAGGAGGATTTATATGTGCTGTGGATCGAGTAGAGTGCAAAGGAGACCCTCTCATGCTGCTCCGTTAAGTTTCTTGGCTTGGGGTAGGTTTGGGGAAGCATAAAGGTCTTTGTTATATATCTAGTAGCGCCCTCTGTCTCCTCGTTAGAACCAACTTTGAACACCGTCGATCGCAATGGCCACTCAGGTTCGACTTGCTGCCGCCCATGTCGCCCCCATCTTTCTCTCCGCTCATGAAACAACACACAAAGCAATCCACTTGATCGAACAGGCTGCTAAAAACAAGGCAAACCTTATCGCGTTTCCGGAGTCTTTCATATCTGCATTTCCCATCTGGAGTGCCCTGCGCCCGCCGACCGAGAACCATGACCTCTTTCAGCGAATGGTCCGGGAATCCATCCACGCAGACGGGCAGGAGATACAGGCGGTCCGCGCGACTGCGAGAAAGTGCAACATCATAGTGAGCCTTGGCTTCCCGGAGAAGGCCCGCACAAGCAGTGCAACCTTATTCAACTCGAATATGATCATTGGAAACCGGGGGGATGTTCTCGTCCATCACCGGAAACTCGTGCCGACGTTCTTCGAGAAACTGACTTGGTCGCCTGGGGATGGCTATGGACTGCGGGTTGCGGATACAGAGTGTGGGAAGATTGGGGCCCTTATCTGTGGAGAGAACACCAATCCTCTGGCTCGATATGCTCTCATCGCCCAGGGCGAGCAGATCCATATCTCGACCTGGCCAGCCATATGGCCAACCCGGTTGCCATCGCAGCCTGTGGCGGAAAAACACAATCCACAGTCTGATGCAATGGGAAAATCAAATTATGACAATGTAGCGGCGAACAGAATCCGTGCGGCAGCCCATTGCTTCGAAGCGAAATGCTTCGGAGTTCTCTGCGCCGGGATGTTGGGACCCGATGCGATTGATATCGTTTCCTCTAGTTCATCCAGTGTTAAACAGTCCATGGAGCAATCCCAACGAGCCGCAACTATGTTCCTCAACCCGACTGGGGCACCCATGCAGGGATTTGTGATAGATGAAGTTACATCGGCTCAGCATTCTGCCGATTTCCTACAAGCTCGGGAAGGCATCCTGTACGCCGATGTTGATCTGACCGACTGTGTTGAGGGCAAGCAATACCACGATACCGCCGGTGGCTACCAGCGGATGGACGTCTTTGATCTCCAAGTAAATCGGACCCGTCAACAACCAGTCAGATTCACTGACACAGTTGACTTGCAGCCTGACCAGGTCCCGCACAAGGGATCAAAAGGCAGGCGGGACTAGCGGGCTTCGATCAGAATATGTTGTGCCTCCACTGCCACAGTCTTCATTGATTCGGTAAGACCAGGACCAAATACTACAGAATGATATACTACTGAGGAGGCCCGAAACCCGACCAGAGATTAAGAGGGATCTCAACCCACAATATGAATGGTTAGATATGCAAACCAAATTTGTACCTCCTACTACCCACTGGCACAATGACATTTAATGATCTACATAATGAGCGTGGGAGTTAGCTGGATCAAATTCGACGTCCAGCGCCCGGAGCCCTGTTGTGCCCAGATCTCTGGTAAGGTCCGGACAGCTGCAACAATATTTTGGAACTTGGTCTTTGCGAAAACCTGGTTCATGCGTTCTGTGAAGAATCGCCGGTGTTCTGGGTCAGTAGaatcggcggcggcgatgaaACACACCCAAACAAGGGCATGCGCGCCTTGCTCATCAGGGTCAACGCGTGACACCAGCTGCTTCAAGCTCTCCAGTCGATCCCATAGGTCGTGGTTGGTAGTGGCTCGGAGGATATAAATTTGGGAAGCTTCGATAAAGGCCTGTCTGACCACCCAAAGAACCCTATTGTGCCTGGACTCGGGGGGTAGTTCATAGTCGGTCCAATCAAGGTAGTGGCTAGGGTGAAAGCCTAGGGCATTCATGCCTTGGGTTTCATTAAGCAACGGCTGTCCGAGAAATTGAAACCTGTACTCATCATTAGCGTCAACTCAAGGAATACAGGGCATTGCTGACTCACATGTGGGTTTGTTGTACAAGAAAGCGATAGGCGGGCGTCGCCTCCATTTGACAGAGGCTCGGCATCAGGGAGAGTAGTGTGCGCAGTAAATGAGAGTACTCGGGACTGCCTGTGATGGTTTCACCCACGAGTAGAACAATCAGGGTTGCCCACGTGCGAAGATTAACGATGCTGTCCGAGGATGCCTGCAAAGAATCGCGCCGAAGCCGGGAGATGATCGCTGCACGGCCAATTTCTGCTATGCCCTGAAAACCTGGATGTCGTAGAGCCAGATGCTGAGCCGCCACAGCTCGAATCGCCCCACGCAGGACTTCATCCTCGCATGCTAGAGGTAGGAAAATATCTCGGTAGCCATTGGAAACATTATCGAAGATGACCATGACTGGGGCTACTTGGCTGGCGACTAGCATGTATTAGCCACTTAGAGGTAGGACCCGGGAGAGGTGTAACTTACAATGCGAGAGGTACATT
Proteins encoded in this window:
- a CDS encoding putative MFS transporter (permease of the major facilitator superfamily); this encodes MATTSPHDSSMKNDTDHVEYLGDPEKSSSAPQYDRFGSFAKVNPKEIALVRKIDLYMMPILWLMYFLNFLDRNAMVNGKLSSLSEDLKLKGTEYNTCISILFVGYLLGQVPSNMLLNRIRPSWFMAGFMMAWAIVSTLTCLVKDYHSMLVCRLLLGFVEAPFYPGALFMISLFYTRKEATTRMAILYTGNMLASAFSGLIAAGVFAGLDKKHGLAGWQWLFLIQGVITVGVALVAFFLLPNAPRSTAWLTPEERQLADERIKRDTTQREEGTSTWVGLREACMDYRTWIFALMCNLHLSANGFKNFMPTVVKTLGFNSTITLVLTCPPYLVATFTSVAVSWSSGHFNERTWHVTVSKALAIIGFAVACGTLNIGARYFAMILFVGATYGVNNINIAWTAATLGQTDEKKAVAIAITNTLGNLASVYTPYLWPDSDAPRDLCYSTTYCVNSLDLSNSVAS
- a CDS encoding uncharacterized protein (predicted protein), giving the protein MNCPARRFPLRRPANHVPPIPRWYAHFADGIDRVFTTYIGVQRHHGLDIGLTKCLAAIERWLATDQDNAPAAVERFRVIDGDDTPDSLVFACYWDTESKYENGIKGLNLTQLYQKLDKSIQPTVGLWCERFVSHVSRLETNYSGTDYLPGLARLPGTKTVAHSYSAYWGAARDRIPDSAFELFEQDENPTATAIPDAMSTSLGKHLTGTNFHNVVHIRTDRPLNLSFFFLFGHTWSGSTSPGVSSCQK
- a CDS encoding carbon-nitrogen hydrolase family protein (predicted amidohydrolase) — protein: MATQVRLAAAHVAPIFLSAHETTHKAIHLIEQAAKNKANLIAFPESFISAFPIWSALRPPTENHDLFQRMVRESIHADGQEIQAVRATARKCNIIVSLGFPEKARTSSATLFNSNMIIGNRGDVLVHHRKLVPTFFEKLTWSPGDGYGLRVADTECGKIGALICGENTNPLARYALIAQGEQIHISTWPAIWPTRLPSQPVAEKHNPQSDAMGKSNYDNVAANRIRAAAHCFEAKCFGVLCAGMLGPDAIDIVSSSSSSVKQSMEQSQRAATMFLNPTGAPMQGFVIDEVTSAQHSADFLQAREGILYADVDLTDCVEGKQYHDTAGGYQRMDVFDLQVNRTRQQPVRFTDTVDLQPDQVPHKGSKGRRD
- a CDS encoding uncharacterized protein (predicted protein), whose protein sequence is MVIFDNVSNGYRDIFLPLACEDEVLRGAIRAVAAQHLALRHPGFQGIAEIGRAAIISRLRRDSLQASSDSIVNLRTWATLIVLLVGETITGSPEYSHLLRTLLSLMPSLCQMEATPAYRFLVQQTHMFQFLGQPLLNETQGMNALGFHPSHYLDWTDYELPPESRHNRVLWVVRQAFIEASQIYILRATTNHDLWDRLESLKQLVSRVDPDEQGAHALVWVCFIAAADSTDPEHRRFFTERMNQVFAKTKFQNIVAAVRTLPEIWAQQGSGRWTSNLIQLTPTLIM